One region of Streptomyces subrutilus genomic DNA includes:
- a CDS encoding sigma-70 family RNA polymerase sigma factor produces MRGGDDGAYEELFRRHADAVRRYARTCCRDAHTADDLTAEVFARTLQAVRGGAGPDQSVRAYLLTTVRRVAAAWAKTARREHLVEDFAVFAEQAATGTEGGAGLSGLAGDDTLELGADVRAMQAAEQSLAMQAFRSLPERWQAVLWHTTVEEASPSAIAPLFGLSPNATAVLASRAREGLKQAYLQAHVSSALSGGGDCARYADRLGAYARGGLRMRAERGLRKHLEECAKCRLAAGELKDVNAGIPALLPVAVIGWFAAGYAAKAAGGAVAAGGAGAAAAATGGSAAGTGAAGGAAGAGGASGAAGAGAAGGASAAGGAGGAAGGAGSGAGTGGAVVSEGLGVPAKAAIAAGIAVAAAAGVVFALAGDDPEPQAQAKPAPGVAAPVVPSAPAAPTPSPPEEEPPAAPRSVPPRPQTRPSAAAAAPPASVAPRPSPSASPSRQKASPSPSPSRTSAKPAPRPAEGFQLSRLGHSVHGDHDGPEIQTWRSSWVWQRWGLQVGDRRFGQGITVNSRSSVEIALNRQCTAFSARAGVDGLGMWTWGSPRTEWGGGSVRFSVYADGQRLWRSEALGYGDPPAAVQVSLAGRETLRLVTEKAGPGRLPALASWADSVISCR; encoded by the coding sequence ATGCGGGGCGGCGACGACGGTGCGTACGAGGAGCTGTTCCGTCGGCACGCCGATGCCGTGCGCCGATACGCGCGGACCTGCTGCCGGGACGCGCACACCGCCGACGACCTGACCGCCGAGGTGTTCGCCCGCACCCTCCAGGCGGTACGGGGCGGGGCGGGGCCGGACCAGTCGGTGCGGGCCTATCTGCTCACCACCGTACGCAGGGTCGCCGCGGCCTGGGCGAAGACCGCCAGGCGGGAGCACCTCGTCGAGGACTTCGCCGTCTTCGCGGAGCAGGCTGCCACGGGGACGGAGGGCGGGGCCGGGCTGTCGGGCCTGGCCGGGGACGACACCCTCGAACTGGGTGCGGACGTCCGGGCGATGCAAGCGGCCGAGCAGTCGCTGGCGATGCAGGCCTTCCGGAGCCTGCCGGAGCGGTGGCAGGCCGTGCTGTGGCACACCACCGTCGAGGAGGCCTCGCCGAGCGCGATCGCCCCGCTGTTCGGGCTCAGCCCCAACGCGACGGCGGTGCTGGCCAGTCGCGCCCGCGAGGGGCTCAAGCAGGCATATCTCCAGGCGCATGTGAGTTCGGCGCTGAGCGGGGGCGGCGACTGCGCGCGGTACGCGGACCGGCTGGGCGCCTATGCGCGCGGCGGGCTGCGGATGCGGGCCGAGCGGGGGCTGCGCAAGCACTTGGAGGAGTGCGCGAAGTGCCGGCTGGCCGCCGGGGAGCTCAAGGACGTCAACGCGGGCATTCCCGCGCTGCTTCCGGTCGCGGTCATCGGGTGGTTCGCCGCCGGGTACGCGGCCAAGGCGGCCGGCGGGGCCGTCGCCGCGGGCGGGGCCGGAGCCGCTGCGGCTGCCACCGGCGGGTCGGCCGCGGGGACCGGAGCCGCCGGTGGGGCGGCCGGAGCCGGTGGTGCCAGTGGTGCCGCCGGGGCGGGAGCCGCTGGTGGGGCGAGCGCTGCGGGTGGGGCAGGAGGCGCCGCCGGTGGGGCCGGGTCGGGTGCGGGGACCGGGGGAGCCGTGGTGTCCGAGGGGCTTGGGGTGCCGGCCAAGGCCGCCATCGCCGCCGGGATCGCGGTCGCGGCGGCCGCCGGGGTGGTGTTCGCGCTGGCGGGGGACGACCCCGAGCCGCAGGCCCAGGCGAAGCCCGCCCCCGGCGTGGCGGCGCCGGTCGTGCCGAGCGCCCCCGCCGCTCCCACGCCCAGCCCGCCCGAGGAGGAGCCGCCGGCCGCGCCGCGCTCCGTACCGCCGCGGCCGCAGACCAGGCCGTCGGCCGCTGCGGCGGCCCCGCCCGCCTCCGTCGCCCCACGGCCCTCGCCTTCCGCGTCGCCCAGCCGGCAGAAGGCGTCGCCCAGCCCGTCTCCGAGCCGGACCTCGGCGAAGCCCGCGCCGAGGCCCGCCGAGGGGTTCCAGCTGTCCCGGCTCGGCCACTCCGTCCACGGGGACCACGACGGCCCGGAGATCCAGACCTGGCGCAGCAGCTGGGTGTGGCAGCGCTGGGGCCTGCAGGTGGGCGACCGGCGGTTCGGGCAGGGGATCACCGTGAACTCCCGCTCCTCCGTGGAGATCGCCCTCAACCGGCAGTGCACCGCCTTCTCGGCGCGCGCCGGGGTGGACGGCCTGGGGATGTGGACCTGGGGGTCCCCCCGCACGGAGTGGGGGGGAGGCTCGGTGCGGTTCTCCGTGTATGCCGACGGGCAGCGGCTGTGGCGGTCCGAAGCGCTCGGGTACGGGGATCCGCCGGCGGCCGTGCAGGTTTCGCTGGCCGGGCGCGAGACGCTGCGCCTGGTGACGGAGAAGGCCGGCCCGGGCCGCCTGCCGGCGCTGGCGAGCTGGGCCGACTCGGTGATCAGCTGCCGCTGA
- a CDS encoding TetR/AcrR family transcriptional regulator: protein MTISDFHGSATALSVESNGRGIAGAGTTHGVGRSTPLRVDAQRNLEHVLRAAREVFGELGYGAPMEDVARRARVGVGTVYRRFPSKDVLVRRIAEEETARLTEQAKAALGQEEEPWQALSRFLRTSVASGAGRLLPPQVLRVGSASEDGAEEAEAARVPHQRQAVTAGGAPELRVVGTRPPSEDEPSQDAGAGALLEVVGRLVDRAREAGELRTDVTVADVLLVIATAAPALPDPAQQAAASTRLLDILLEGLRSRTV, encoded by the coding sequence ATGACCATTTCCGATTTCCATGGCTCCGCGACCGCGCTCTCGGTCGAGAGCAACGGCCGCGGTATCGCGGGCGCCGGCACCACGCACGGTGTGGGCCGGTCCACGCCGCTGCGCGTCGACGCCCAGCGCAATCTGGAGCACGTGCTGCGCGCGGCACGCGAGGTGTTCGGCGAGCTGGGCTACGGGGCTCCGATGGAGGACGTGGCGCGACGTGCGCGGGTCGGCGTCGGCACCGTGTACCGGCGGTTCCCGAGCAAGGACGTGCTGGTCCGGCGCATAGCCGAGGAGGAGACCGCCCGGCTGACGGAGCAGGCCAAGGCCGCACTGGGGCAGGAGGAGGAGCCGTGGCAGGCGCTGTCGCGCTTCCTGCGCACCTCCGTGGCCTCGGGCGCGGGGCGGCTGCTGCCGCCGCAGGTGCTCCGGGTGGGCTCGGCGAGCGAGGACGGCGCGGAGGAGGCCGAGGCAGCGCGGGTTCCGCACCAGCGGCAGGCCGTCACCGCCGGCGGGGCTCCCGAGCTGCGCGTCGTGGGCACGCGGCCCCCGAGCGAGGACGAGCCGTCGCAGGACGCGGGCGCGGGTGCGCTGCTCGAGGTCGTCGGCCGGCTGGTCGACCGCGCCCGGGAGGCCGGTGAGCTGCGGACCGACGTCACGGTGGCCGATGTCCTGCTGGTAATAGCGACGGCGGCGCCCGCGCTGCCCGACCCGGCGCAGCAGGCCGCGGCCTCGACCCGGCTGCTCGACATCCTGCTCGAAGGGCTGCGGTCGCGCACGGTGTGA
- a CDS encoding NAD(P)/FAD-dependent oxidoreductase, with amino-acid sequence MVKAANSRGTAPGTPPRTRILVVGGGYVGMYTALRLQRKLRSEEAEVTVVTPEPYMTYQPFLPEAAAGSISPRHVVVPLRRVLGRCRIVIGEARRIDHSKRTATVTTLATDEEGTGATEIEYDELVLAPGSISRTLPVPGLADYGIGFKTVEEAIGLRNHVIEQMDIASSTRDPALRDAALTFVFVGGGYAGVEALGELEDMARYAARYYHNIKPEDMKWVLVEASDRILPEVGPEMGVYTIRELRRRNIDLRLETRLESCENRVAVLSDGARFPTRTVVWTAGVRPHPILSACDLPKNERGRLACTSFLTVEGVEHAWAAGDAAAVPDITAPEPGRECAPNAQHAVRQAKALADNLIAALRGEVLTEYAHKYAGSVASLGLHKGVAHIYGRKLKGYPAWLMHRAYHLSRVPTFNRKMRVLAEWTLSGLFKREIVSLGSLEHPRAEFELAAGGGQKPPPPNPAPNPPQDSQG; translated from the coding sequence ATGGTGAAGGCTGCTAACTCCCGGGGCACGGCCCCCGGTACCCCGCCCCGAACCCGCATCCTGGTCGTCGGCGGCGGTTACGTCGGCATGTACACGGCCCTTCGGCTCCAGCGAAAGCTGAGATCCGAAGAAGCCGAGGTCACGGTGGTCACCCCCGAGCCCTACATGACCTACCAGCCCTTCCTCCCCGAAGCGGCCGCGGGCTCGATCTCTCCCCGGCACGTCGTGGTCCCGCTCCGCCGCGTCCTCGGCAGATGCCGCATCGTCATCGGCGAGGCCCGCCGCATCGACCACTCCAAGCGCACCGCCACCGTCACCACCCTCGCCACCGACGAGGAGGGCACCGGCGCCACCGAGATCGAGTACGACGAACTCGTCCTCGCCCCCGGATCCATCTCGCGCACCCTGCCCGTCCCCGGTCTCGCCGACTACGGCATCGGGTTCAAGACGGTCGAAGAGGCCATCGGCCTGCGCAACCACGTCATCGAACAGATGGACATCGCCTCCTCCACCCGCGACCCCGCCCTCCGCGACGCCGCCCTCACCTTCGTCTTCGTCGGCGGCGGCTACGCGGGCGTCGAGGCTCTCGGCGAACTCGAGGACATGGCCCGCTACGCGGCGCGGTATTACCACAACATCAAGCCCGAGGACATGAAGTGGGTGCTGGTCGAGGCCAGCGACCGGATCCTCCCCGAAGTTGGCCCCGAAATGGGCGTCTACACGATCCGCGAACTGCGCCGCCGAAACATCGACCTCCGCTTGGAGACCCGGCTCGAATCCTGCGAGAACCGCGTCGCCGTCCTCAGCGACGGCGCCCGCTTCCCCACCCGCACCGTCGTGTGGACCGCGGGCGTCAGACCGCACCCGATCCTCAGCGCCTGCGACCTGCCGAAGAACGAGCGCGGCCGCCTGGCCTGCACCTCCTTCCTCACCGTCGAGGGCGTCGAACACGCCTGGGCCGCCGGCGACGCCGCGGCCGTCCCCGACATCACCGCCCCCGAGCCCGGCCGCGAATGCGCCCCCAACGCCCAGCACGCCGTCCGCCAGGCCAAGGCGCTCGCCGACAACCTCATCGCGGCCCTGCGCGGCGAGGTCCTCACGGAATACGCCCACAAGTACGCCGGATCCGTCGCCTCCCTCGGCCTCCACAAGGGCGTCGCGCACATCTACGGCCGCAAGCTCAAGGGCTACCCCGCCTGGCTCATGCACCGCGCCTACCACCTCAGCCGCGTCCCCACCTTCAACCGCAAGATGCGCGTCCTCGCGGAATGGACTCTCTCAGGTCTTTTCAAGCGGGAGATCGTCTCCCTAGGCTCACTCGAACACCCCAGGGCAGAATTCGAACTCGCCGCAGGCGGCGGCCAGAAGCCACCCCCGCCGAACCCCGCCCCCAACCCCCCGCAGGACAGCCAGGGCTGA
- a CDS encoding ATP-binding SpoIIE family protein phosphatase, giving the protein MNFTRWSARLPGTQRRAAARSEHAAAQAKRGAGSVPAARGGRADPGTERHAPAAEGFPADPTVSGTGSGSGTLPAVAPTRRAGALAAVPSPDALSVREVLDRLPALVALVHGPDHRVAYVNDAYTAGFGTRTPGAPAHAALPELGELGLLPLLDQVQRSGKPRTAKNRTTPGGTHSYTVTCTPVDFPEPQGDSDTDPDHTGILIHLADVTDHAEAVERLRASERRQREAAVTLQRSLLPQELEQPDDLRVAATYHPGGTEAAVGGDWYDVITLGAGRTALVIGDVMGRGVRAAAVMGQLRTAVRAYARLDLPPHEVLQLLDGLAAEIDASQIATCVYAVHDPNEGLLAYASAGHLPILVRDEDGTVRRAADPTGPPLGTGGWLHTSGTIALGPGSTAVLYTDGLVERRGEDIDEGVAALERAFSGAQGTPAVICDRLMRALGVDADHDDDVAVLVLQQPARTGADAELFHNAALELLGGIEAAPRARAFAQGVLSSWRFPVELCDLGVLAASELVANSLQHGTPPMCLRLRRTDRRLIIEVTDGDDHLPRRRRAEPADETGRGISIVATIASSWGTRRTPGGGKAVWCEFALPDK; this is encoded by the coding sequence GTGAACTTCACGCGCTGGAGCGCCCGGCTTCCCGGAACGCAGCGCCGCGCCGCCGCCCGGTCCGAACACGCCGCCGCCCAGGCCAAGAGGGGTGCAGGCTCCGTCCCGGCAGCCCGCGGCGGCCGCGCCGACCCCGGAACCGAGCGGCACGCCCCCGCCGCCGAGGGCTTCCCCGCCGATCCCACGGTCTCCGGCACCGGCAGCGGCTCCGGCACCCTCCCGGCCGTCGCCCCCACCCGGCGGGCCGGCGCCCTCGCCGCGGTGCCCTCCCCCGACGCGCTCTCCGTACGCGAGGTCCTCGACCGGCTCCCCGCCCTGGTCGCCCTCGTCCACGGCCCCGACCACCGCGTCGCCTACGTCAACGACGCCTACACCGCCGGCTTCGGCACCCGCACCCCCGGCGCCCCCGCCCACGCGGCGCTCCCCGAACTCGGCGAGCTCGGCCTCCTCCCGCTCCTCGACCAGGTCCAGCGCAGCGGAAAGCCCCGTACCGCCAAGAACCGCACCACACCGGGCGGCACCCACTCGTACACCGTCACCTGCACCCCGGTCGACTTCCCCGAGCCCCAGGGCGACAGCGACACGGACCCCGACCACACCGGGATCCTCATCCACCTCGCCGACGTCACCGACCACGCCGAAGCCGTCGAACGCCTCCGCGCCAGCGAACGCCGCCAGCGCGAGGCCGCCGTCACCCTCCAGCGCTCCCTCCTCCCGCAGGAACTCGAACAGCCCGACGACCTGCGCGTCGCCGCCACCTACCATCCCGGCGGCACCGAAGCGGCCGTCGGCGGCGACTGGTACGACGTCATCACCCTCGGCGCCGGCCGCACCGCCCTCGTCATCGGCGACGTCATGGGCCGCGGAGTCCGCGCCGCCGCCGTCATGGGCCAGCTGCGCACCGCCGTCCGCGCCTACGCCCGCCTCGACCTCCCGCCCCACGAGGTCCTGCAGCTCCTCGACGGCCTCGCCGCCGAGATCGACGCCAGCCAGATCGCCACCTGCGTCTACGCCGTCCACGACCCCAACGAGGGCCTGCTCGCCTACGCCTCCGCCGGCCACCTCCCGATCCTCGTCCGCGACGAGGACGGCACCGTGCGCAGGGCCGCCGACCCCACCGGCCCCCCGCTCGGCACCGGCGGCTGGCTCCACACCTCCGGCACCATCGCCCTCGGCCCCGGCTCCACCGCCGTCCTCTACACCGACGGCCTGGTCGAACGGCGCGGCGAGGACATCGACGAAGGCGTCGCCGCCCTGGAACGCGCCTTCTCCGGCGCCCAGGGCACCCCGGCCGTCATCTGCGACCGCCTGATGCGCGCGCTCGGAGTCGACGCCGACCACGACGACGACGTCGCCGTGCTGGTCCTCCAGCAGCCCGCCCGCACCGGAGCGGACGCCGAGCTCTTCCACAACGCCGCCCTGGAACTCCTCGGCGGCATCGAAGCCGCCCCGCGCGCCCGCGCCTTCGCCCAGGGGGTGCTCAGCTCCTGGCGCTTCCCCGTCGAGCTGTGCGACCTCGGCGTCCTGGCCGCCAGCGAGCTCGTCGCGAACTCCCTCCAGCACGGCACCCCGCCCATGTGCCTGCGGCTGCGCCGCACCGACCGCCGCCTGATCATCGAGGTCACCGACGGGGACGACCACCTCCCGCGCCGCCGCCGCGCCGAACCGGCCGACGAGACCGGCCGCGGCATCTCGATCGTCGCCACCATCGCCTCGTCCTGGGGCACCCGCCGCACCCCGGGCGGCGGCAAGGCCGTCTGGTGCGAGTTCGCCCTGCCGGACAAGTAG
- a CDS encoding MFS transporter, which translates to MGAAMRRIQAGNALTAFGIGFTVPFLYIYVAQVRGLGSMAATSAFVAFALGALVALPVTGRVIDRRGPVPVVIGAAVAASVGAISLGLSTGLVPILLSALALGAGQAVMQPALATMIVWCSTPSTRTRAFAFQFFMQNLGLGIGGLIGGQIVDETRPGSFTLLFGIEAVMFLVLAGVIASVRMPQVQGFKDAMPKDSAPAGSGWKGLLRHKAMVQLCVLGFVLFFACYGQFESGLAAFGTEAAGISPSTLGFALAANTGAIVVAQFVVLRLVEKRRRSRVIALVGLIWTVAWVIAGFSALGHGSAMMAAAAFITTYALFGIGEAMLSPTLAPLVADLAPEGSVGQYNSAFALVKQMALALGPLGVPLGAGVPMLYIGIFVAVSLGIAWLALRLGGQLTPVQDNPSLSRVVAQGGPAVPAGPAAPAVVAGAAEPVRA; encoded by the coding sequence ATGGGCGCCGCGATGCGGCGGATCCAGGCCGGGAACGCGCTGACCGCGTTCGGCATCGGCTTCACGGTTCCGTTCCTCTACATCTATGTGGCGCAGGTGCGAGGTCTGGGCTCCATGGCCGCCACGAGCGCGTTCGTGGCGTTCGCCCTGGGCGCCCTTGTCGCGCTGCCCGTCACCGGTCGGGTCATCGACCGGCGTGGTCCCGTACCCGTGGTCATCGGCGCCGCCGTCGCCGCCTCCGTCGGGGCGATCTCGCTGGGGCTCTCCACCGGTCTGGTGCCGATCCTGCTGTCCGCCCTGGCGCTCGGCGCCGGGCAGGCCGTGATGCAGCCGGCTCTCGCCACGATGATCGTCTGGTGCTCCACGCCGTCCACCCGGACCCGTGCCTTCGCCTTCCAGTTCTTCATGCAGAACCTCGGCCTGGGCATCGGCGGGCTCATCGGCGGGCAGATCGTCGACGAGACCCGGCCCGGCAGCTTCACCCTGCTGTTCGGCATCGAGGCCGTGATGTTCCTGGTGCTGGCGGGGGTCATCGCCTCCGTGCGGATGCCGCAGGTGCAGGGGTTCAAGGACGCCATGCCGAAGGACTCGGCGCCGGCGGGCAGCGGCTGGAAGGGGCTGCTGCGGCACAAGGCCATGGTGCAGCTGTGCGTGCTCGGCTTCGTGCTCTTCTTCGCCTGCTACGGACAGTTCGAGTCGGGTCTGGCCGCCTTCGGTACCGAGGCCGCCGGGATCTCCCCCTCCACCCTGGGCTTCGCCCTGGCCGCCAACACCGGCGCGATCGTCGTCGCGCAGTTCGTCGTGCTCCGGCTCGTCGAGAAGCGCCGCCGCTCCCGCGTGATCGCGCTGGTCGGGCTGATCTGGACCGTGGCGTGGGTCATCGCCGGGTTCTCGGCGCTCGGGCACGGCAGCGCCATGATGGCCGCCGCCGCGTTCATCACCACGTACGCGCTCTTCGGCATCGGCGAGGCCATGCTGTCCCCGACGCTGGCCCCGCTGGTGGCGGACCTGGCGCCGGAGGGTTCCGTGGGCCAGTACAACTCGGCCTTCGCGCTGGTCAAGCAAATGGCGCTGGCGTTGGGGCCGCTCGGTGTGCCGCTCGGGGCGGGGGTTCCGATGCTGTACATCGGCATCTTCGTCGCCGTCTCGCTGGGGATCGCCTGGCTGGCGCTGCGGCTCGGCGGGCAGCTGACGCCGGTGCAGGACAACCCGTCGCTGTCCCGGGTCGTGGCGCAGGGCGGTCCGGCGGTGCCGGCCGGTCCGGCTGCTCCGGCCGTCGTGGCCGGGGCCGCTGAGCCCGTGCGCGCGTAG
- a CDS encoding MarR family winged helix-turn-helix transcriptional regulator — protein MGDTPDGTTPVHEPSLDEQIAVYQREFQDLDPQVEKVVSALSRLNRRMNVAYGRQTAALGISNAEWEVLKALVISGAPYRMGPSELAKQLGLTPAAMTHRIDRMTAEGLVTRERDESNRVRVIVELTDEGRSKWLDAMRAATVFEEDLLQDLSTAERGVLGDMLTRLLDRVEDLQSPS, from the coding sequence ATGGGTGACACCCCCGACGGCACTACGCCCGTCCACGAGCCGAGCCTCGACGAGCAGATCGCCGTCTACCAGCGCGAGTTCCAGGACCTGGACCCGCAGGTCGAGAAGGTGGTCTCGGCGCTCAGCCGGCTGAACCGCCGCATGAACGTCGCGTACGGACGGCAGACCGCGGCCCTGGGCATCAGCAACGCGGAGTGGGAAGTCCTCAAGGCACTCGTCATCTCCGGCGCCCCGTACCGCATGGGCCCGAGCGAGCTGGCGAAGCAGCTGGGCCTCACGCCGGCGGCGATGACCCACCGGATCGACCGCATGACGGCGGAAGGGCTGGTCACGCGCGAACGCGACGAGTCCAACCGGGTCCGCGTGATCGTGGAGCTCACCGACGAGGGCCGCAGCAAGTGGCTGGACGCGATGCGTGCGGCCACGGTCTTCGAGGAGGACCTCCTCCAGGACCTCTCCACTGCGGAGCGCGGGGTGCTCGGCGACATGCTCACCCGGCTGCTGGACCGGGTGGAAGACCTCCAGTCACCCAGCTGA